The proteins below are encoded in one region of Capricornis sumatraensis isolate serow.1 unplaced genomic scaffold, serow.2 scaffold87, whole genome shotgun sequence:
- the LOC138072497 gene encoding melanoma-associated antigen 10-like has protein sequence MSELSKPEEGFQDPGEAQGPVNAQLLGAEAGVAASASASSPTVSSLGTGESLPQEALNEMIASLMKFLLLKYRAKEPTSQAEMLNKVLRDNQEYFPVVFSQASQCLQLVFGVEVKEVDPREHIYIMVSILGLSCNAVLSSGQSLPKAGLLVLVLNLIRRNGDRAPEQKVWGALSRLGVYAGSVHCLFGEPRTLLTHVWVQEGYLEYRQVPYSHPARYEFLWGPRAYAETSKWEIMAFLLRVKQRALRAFPLRSAEPAREDDEAD, from the coding sequence atgagtgagctgagcaagcccgaggaaggttttcaggaccctggcgaggcccagggcccggtgaatgcgcagctcttgggggctgaggcaggggtggctgcatctgcctcggcctcctcccccacagtgtcctccttaggcactggggagtccttgccccaggaagcgctgaatgagatgatagctagcctaatgaagttcctgctcctcaagtatcgagccaaggagccgacctcccaggcggaaatgctgaataaggtcctcagggataaccaggagtacttcccggtggtcttcagccaagcctcgcagtgcctgcagctggtctttggcgtggaagtgaaggaggtggaccccagggagcacatctacatcatggtctccatcctgggcctcagctgcaacgcagtgctgagcagtgggcagagcctccccaaggccggcctcctggtgctggtcctcaacctgatcaggcggaatggagaccgtgcccctgagcagaaggtctggggagcgctcagcagattgggtgtgtatgctgggagtgtgcactgcctctttggggagcccaggacgcttctgacccacgtgtgggtgcaggaggggtacctggagtaccggcaggtgccttacagccaccctgctcgctatgagttcctgtggggtccccgggcttatgcggagaccagcaagtgggaaatcatggcatttctgctcagggtcaaacaaagggctttgagggccttcccactgcGGTCTGCAGAGCCTGCAAGGGAGGACGATGAGGcggactga